A portion of the Desmodus rotundus isolate HL8 chromosome 8, HLdesRot8A.1, whole genome shotgun sequence genome contains these proteins:
- the TNFRSF11B gene encoding tumor necrosis factor receptor superfamily member 11B, with protein MNKVLCCALVFLDISIKWTTQETFPPKYLHYDPETSRQLMCDKCPPGSYLKQHCTARRKTVCAPCPDDYYTDTWHISDECVYCTPVCKELQYVKQECNRTHNRVCECEEGRYLEVEFCLKHRSCPPGFGVLHAGTPERNTVCKRCPDGFFSNETSSKAPCRKHTNCSASGLLRTQIGNATHDNVCAGNSEATHGCGIDVTLCEEAFFRFAVPTKSTPDWLSVLVDNLPGTKVNAESVERIKRRHSSQEQTFQLLKLWKHQNKDQDMVKKIIQDIDLCENSVQRHIGHANLTFEQLRRLMESLPGKKVTTEDIEKTTKACKSSEQILKLLSLWRIKNGDQDTLKALMHALKHLKTYHFPKTVTQSLKKTIRFLHSFTMYRLYQKLFLEMIGNQVQSVKISCL; from the exons ATGAACAAGGTGCTGTGCTGCGCGCTCGTG ttCCTGGACATCTCCATTAAATGGACCACCCAGGAAACATTTCCTCCAAAGTACCTTCATTATGACCCAGAGACGTCTCGCCAGCTGATGTGTGACAAGTGTCCTCCTGGCAGCTACTTAAAGCAGCACTGTACGGCAAGGCGGAAGACCGTGTGTGCCCCTTGTCCTGACGACTACTACACAGACACCTGGCACATCAGTGACGAGTGTGTGTACTGCACACCAGTGTGCAAGGAGCTGCAGTATGTCAAGCAGGAGTGCAATCGCACCCACAACCGCGTGTGTGAATGTGAAGAAGGGCGCTACCTCGAGGTGGAGTTCTGCCTGAAGCACAGGAGCTGTCCCCCCGGGTTTGGAGTGCTGCACGCTG GGACCCCGGAGCGAAATACAGTTTGCAAAAGATGTCCAGACGGATTCTTCTCGAATGAGACGTCCTCAAAAGCACCCTGCAGAAAACACACAAACTGCAGTGCGTCCGGCCTCCTCCGGACTCAGATAGGAAATGCAACGCATGACAATGTATGTGCTGGAAACAGTGAAGCAACTCACGGATGTGGAATAG ATGTCACCCTGTGCGAGGAGGCGTTCTTCAGGTTTGCCGTTCCTACCAAGTCTACCCCTGACTGGCTCAGCGTCCTGGTGGACAATTTGCCTGGCACCAAAGTAAATGCAGAGAGTGTAGAGAGGATAAAAAGACGACACAGCTCCCAAGAACAGACTTTCCAGCTGCTGAAGTTATGGAAACATCAAAACAAAGACCAGGATATGGTCAAGAAGATCATTCAAG ATATCGACCTCTGCGAAAACAGCGTGCAAAGGCACATAGGCCACGCAAACCTGACCTTCGAGCAGCTCCGCAGGTTGATGGAGAGCTTGCCAGGGAAGAAAGTCACAacagaagacattgaaaaaacaACGAAGGCGTGCAAATCAAGTGAGCAGATCCTGAAGCTGCTCAGCCTGTGGAGAATAAAGAACGGCGACCAGGACACTCTGAAGGCCCTGATGCATGCATTAAAGCACCTGAAAACATACCACTTTCCCAAAACGGTCACTCAAAGTCTGAAAAAGACCATCAGGTTCCTTCACAGCTTCACGATGTACAGATTGTATCAGAAGCTATTTTTAGAAATGATAGGGAACCAGGTCCAATCAGTAAAAATAAGCTGCTTATAA